In one window of Frigoriglobus tundricola DNA:
- a CDS encoding aldo/keto reductase, giving the protein MTTRALGNSGLSVAPLALGGNVFGWTIDEPTSFQVLDAFVAGGFNLIDTADVYSRWKPGNAGGESETIIGKWLKRSGTRARVVIATKVGMEMGPGEKGLSRAHIMRSVERSLNRLQIDTIDLYQAHQDDESTPLEETLGAFSELIAQKKVRAIGASNYSAGRLAAALRVSKERGLPRYECLQPGYNLYDRSGFEAELEPLCLSERVGVIPYYSLAAGFLTGKYRSAEDLSKSARGAKVKNYLTDRGFRILAALDRVAGRLHSTPGKVALAWLLARPSITAPTASATSVEQLKDLLAATALELDPPSVLELTDASA; this is encoded by the coding sequence ATGACGACGCGAGCACTCGGAAATTCGGGCCTCTCGGTTGCCCCGCTGGCGCTCGGTGGCAACGTGTTCGGCTGGACGATCGACGAACCGACCTCGTTTCAGGTCCTGGACGCGTTCGTCGCGGGCGGGTTCAACCTGATCGACACCGCCGACGTGTACTCGCGCTGGAAGCCGGGCAACGCCGGGGGCGAATCGGAAACGATTATCGGCAAGTGGCTCAAACGGTCCGGCACCCGCGCCCGGGTGGTGATCGCCACGAAAGTCGGCATGGAAATGGGACCGGGCGAGAAAGGGCTCTCGCGGGCGCACATCATGCGGTCGGTCGAGCGGTCCCTGAACCGCCTCCAGATCGATACCATCGACCTCTACCAGGCCCACCAGGACGACGAATCCACACCCCTCGAAGAGACGCTCGGGGCCTTCTCGGAACTCATCGCGCAGAAGAAAGTGCGAGCCATCGGGGCTTCGAACTACTCGGCCGGGCGGCTCGCCGCGGCACTGCGGGTGAGCAAGGAGCGCGGGCTCCCGCGTTACGAGTGCCTCCAACCCGGCTACAACCTGTACGACCGGTCCGGGTTCGAGGCCGAACTCGAACCGCTGTGCCTGAGCGAGAGGGTAGGCGTCATCCCGTATTACTCACTCGCCGCCGGGTTCCTCACGGGGAAGTACCGCTCGGCGGAGGATCTGTCAAAGAGCGCGCGGGGCGCGAAGGTGAAGAACTACCTGACCGACCGCGGGTTCCGCATTCTTGCCGCCCTTGACCGGGTTGCCGGGCGCCTGCACTCGACACCCGGAAAGGTGGCCCTGGCCTGGCTACTCGCGCGACCGAGCATCACGGCCCCGACCGCCAGCGCCACGAGTGTCGAGCAACTGAAGGATCTGCTCGCGGCTACCGCGCTCGAGCTCGATCCGCCCTCCGTTTTGGAACTCACGGACGCGAGCGCCTGA
- a CDS encoding multidrug effflux MFS transporter, which yields MPTPRSNLFVISLLGALSVVSPFAIDMYLPAYQELATEFGVPSTTISLTISAYFIGLALGQVVYGPLLDRFGRKPPLVVGLSVFVLSSFGCAAAPDINVLIALRFLQALGGCVAQVASVAMVRDFFPADQAARVLSRLFLFIAVSPLLAPSVGGLIIAAFGWRIAFVALAGVVAAILALVYFLLPEGHTPDPDISLRPGPILVEYLAIIRHPRFATYALAGAFSFAGLFTYVAGSPVLFMDGFGVTGREYSLIFALLAVGFIGGSQLNVVLLRRTSSETLFLRSLSAQVAAGAVFLAGSLAGGYGLEATLVLLFVFLGCIGITNPNASGLAIGPFSKNAGSASALLGFCQLGIGAVISTGITTASPHDSRPIVVILALTAAAGLVILLLGRKRAHASAVTEHPTQSAQPTAETDSGALDEQPSDACCTAGHSDATRRE from the coding sequence TTGCCTACCCCTCGATCGAACCTGTTCGTCATTTCGTTACTCGGCGCGCTGAGCGTGGTGAGCCCGTTCGCCATCGATATGTACCTTCCGGCGTATCAGGAACTGGCGACAGAATTCGGCGTGCCGAGTACGACGATTTCTCTCACGATTTCGGCCTACTTTATCGGGCTGGCACTCGGGCAGGTGGTGTACGGCCCGCTCCTCGACCGGTTCGGGCGTAAGCCGCCGCTGGTCGTGGGGTTGAGTGTGTTCGTGCTTTCATCATTCGGTTGCGCCGCCGCCCCGGACATCAACGTGCTGATCGCGCTGCGTTTCCTTCAAGCGCTGGGCGGGTGCGTTGCACAGGTCGCCTCCGTTGCGATGGTGCGGGACTTCTTCCCGGCGGACCAGGCCGCGCGCGTTCTGTCGCGACTGTTCCTGTTCATCGCCGTGTCGCCGCTCCTGGCCCCGTCCGTTGGCGGTCTGATCATCGCGGCGTTCGGATGGCGGATCGCGTTCGTCGCGCTGGCCGGTGTCGTTGCCGCGATCCTCGCGCTGGTGTACTTCCTCCTCCCCGAAGGCCACACGCCCGACCCCGACATCTCGCTGCGCCCGGGGCCGATCCTGGTCGAGTACCTCGCGATCATCCGGCACCCGCGGTTCGCGACCTACGCACTTGCCGGCGCGTTCTCGTTTGCCGGACTGTTCACCTATGTGGCCGGTTCGCCCGTGCTGTTTATGGACGGGTTTGGTGTCACCGGGCGCGAGTACAGCCTGATCTTCGCCCTGCTGGCGGTCGGGTTCATCGGCGGGAGTCAGCTCAACGTCGTCCTGCTGCGACGAACTTCGAGTGAGACCCTCTTCCTCCGCTCTCTTAGCGCGCAGGTGGCCGCCGGGGCGGTGTTTCTGGCCGGATCGCTCGCGGGCGGCTACGGGTTGGAAGCGACGCTGGTCCTATTGTTCGTGTTCCTCGGCTGCATCGGAATTACGAACCCGAACGCATCGGGCCTGGCCATCGGACCGTTCAGCAAGAACGCCGGGAGCGCGTCGGCCCTCCTCGGGTTCTGTCAGCTCGGGATCGGGGCCGTGATTTCGACCGGGATCACGACCGCATCGCCCCACGACAGCCGCCCGATCGTGGTGATTCTGGCACTCACCGCCGCGGCGGGTCTGGTGATCCTGTTGCTGGGTCGGAAGCGCGCCCACGCGAGCGCGGTGACCGAACACCCGACACAAAGCGCTCAGCCGACCGCCGAAACCGACTCCGGCGCGCTGGACGAGCAGCCCAGTGACGCCTGTTGCACAGCGGGTCATTCAGACGCCACTCGTCGCGAATAA
- a CDS encoding DUF4058 domain-containing protein: MPVREHFRGWLRRELERHSFHNAWATYMAAALNDCFPDGYRASPNVQKAIEIDVAPYGNVQSAPVPRAAGHGEWQPSAGTMTAPFERAGETAEVLVHGDRDGRYLAAAIELVSEGNKDRAEARESFVAKCETYIQNGAGLVIVDLVTTRSANLHDELMARVGPADYTAWGERLYATAYRASGKNGSGRLTI; the protein is encoded by the coding sequence ATGCCCGTTCGCGAGCATTTCCGCGGTTGGCTGCGCCGGGAACTGGAAAGGCACTCGTTTCACAACGCGTGGGCTACGTACATGGCCGCGGCCCTCAACGATTGCTTCCCCGATGGTTATCGCGCGTCGCCGAACGTTCAGAAGGCGATCGAGATCGACGTTGCGCCGTATGGGAACGTTCAGTCCGCTCCCGTGCCCCGCGCCGCGGGGCACGGGGAGTGGCAACCATCCGCCGGAACGATGACCGCCCCGTTTGAACGCGCTGGCGAAACAGCCGAGGTGCTGGTTCACGGGGACCGCGACGGCCGCTATCTCGCGGCGGCGATTGAGTTGGTGAGTGAAGGCAACAAAGATCGAGCCGAAGCTCGTGAGTCGTTTGTCGCGAAGTGTGAAACCTACATCCAGAACGGGGCCGGACTGGTCATCGTGGATCTGGTGACGACCCGCTCCGCGAACCTTCACGACGAATTGATGGCGCGTGTCGGCCCGGCCGATTACACGGCATGGGGTGAGCGGCTGTACGCGACGGCGTACCGAGCGAGCGGCAAGAACGGCAGCGGACGACTCACCATCTGA
- a CDS encoding mechanosensitive ion channel family protein produces MLLQHIASFFEATQSWSGGPAVLGAPVGRWGELLIVAAVGALFGWLSSWPTRLVLRRIEARVPEVVWPDGFERGLTVPVGLLLVTVTVRAAVDALAFPEPTAGVLRKLCDVVCIGTATLFVVRLLSAGREYLRASLTRGVADVSRARSIATRVTVPVRVIQCLIGVAGAALVCLQFEAVEHLGMSILASAGVAGIVLGLAAQRTVGNVLAGLQLAFAEQIRIGDTVVAEGEFGVVEEIGLTHVSLKVWDKHRLVLPVSYFVEKPFQNWTKGSPAVLGTVLVYTDFTVTVAEVRNEFERILANTHLFDGKAKALEVTNLTADKVELRALVSAENSDRLWTLQCLVREELLTWLQSRGRQYIPIRRVGTVTERGQDSVIHAAALED; encoded by the coding sequence ATGCTGCTCCAACACATCGCGTCATTTTTTGAAGCGACCCAGAGCTGGTCGGGCGGCCCGGCCGTCCTCGGTGCGCCGGTGGGTCGATGGGGCGAACTGTTGATTGTCGCGGCCGTCGGCGCGCTCTTCGGGTGGCTCAGCAGTTGGCCGACGCGGCTCGTGCTGCGGCGCATCGAGGCCCGCGTCCCGGAAGTGGTCTGGCCCGATGGCTTCGAGCGCGGCCTCACGGTCCCCGTCGGGTTGCTCCTGGTGACCGTTACCGTCCGGGCGGCCGTGGACGCGCTTGCCTTCCCCGAACCGACCGCCGGTGTGCTCCGAAAACTCTGCGACGTCGTGTGCATTGGTACGGCGACGCTGTTCGTAGTCCGGCTGTTGTCAGCCGGCCGCGAGTACCTGCGGGCGTCACTGACCCGCGGCGTCGCGGACGTGAGCCGGGCGCGCTCGATTGCTACGCGGGTGACGGTTCCGGTGCGGGTGATACAGTGTCTCATTGGCGTCGCCGGAGCGGCACTCGTGTGCCTCCAGTTCGAAGCCGTCGAACACCTCGGAATGAGCATTTTGGCGTCGGCAGGGGTCGCCGGGATCGTCCTCGGTCTGGCCGCGCAGCGGACAGTCGGGAACGTTCTCGCCGGGCTCCAGTTGGCGTTCGCTGAGCAAATCCGCATCGGCGACACTGTTGTTGCGGAAGGCGAGTTCGGAGTGGTGGAAGAGATCGGGCTCACCCACGTGAGCTTGAAAGTGTGGGACAAGCACCGGCTCGTCCTCCCAGTGAGCTATTTCGTCGAGAAGCCGTTTCAGAACTGGACCAAGGGTTCCCCGGCGGTTCTCGGCACGGTCCTCGTGTACACCGATTTCACGGTCACCGTTGCGGAGGTCCGTAACGAGTTCGAGCGCATCCTCGCCAACACGCACCTGTTCGACGGCAAGGCCAAAGCTCTGGAAGTGACGAACCTGACCGCCGACAAGGTCGAGTTACGGGCCCTCGTGAGCGCCGAGAACAGCGATCGGTTGTGGACCCTTCAGTGCCTGGTCCGAGAAGAGTTGCTCACCTGGCTCCAGTCCAGGGGCCGCCAGTACATTCCGATCCGACGGGTCGGGACGGTGACCGAACGGGGACAGGACAGCGTCATCCACGCGGCCGCGTTGGAAGATTGA
- a CDS encoding DUF418 domain-containing protein, whose protein sequence is MPTPSADPERIGALDLIRGTAILGILLANIPWFSGTGPTSLMGTGAPEPTFPDQFVKALTLVFVDGKFVTQLAVLFGAGLALQADRSWTAGRSFTFGYLWRTFLLFLIGAAHGLLLWFGDVLMIYACVSVAAVVFVRLRPTRLLTVAGAGLTASVAALATMTALTLGSGRAANEDKDKDKPPPGSVATPASLSRVVTDAFNAPADESAAREKLVTREFQVYFSRDNQIRIYREGTYVEQLFDRALNCAFLLAAMLFTAGELLACFLFGATLVRCGFFSDPDVYSRWRPWLLAGGLLIGVPAEVEALILSFNGERDNMAAGPQLFGAMAVATVYLTLLTGWAQGQRALWLQNRLKAVGRLALSNYLSQTVICTTVFYSFGLGLYATMGRPATLLVVLGVWALQLLISPLYLRFFAIGPVEWVWRSLAQRRPLPLRRRQTVRLIPEEGVVVGAGSDPSSPTAASAKMGDPESTPAAR, encoded by the coding sequence ATGCCCACACCGTCGGCCGATCCCGAGCGCATCGGCGCACTCGATCTGATTCGCGGAACCGCCATCCTGGGCATCTTGCTGGCCAACATACCCTGGTTTAGCGGCACCGGGCCGACGAGCCTCATGGGCACCGGTGCGCCTGAGCCCACCTTCCCCGATCAGTTCGTCAAGGCACTCACGCTCGTCTTCGTGGACGGCAAGTTCGTCACGCAGCTCGCGGTTCTGTTCGGCGCCGGCCTCGCGCTCCAGGCCGATCGGAGCTGGACCGCCGGGCGGTCCTTTACCTTCGGTTACCTGTGGCGCACGTTCCTGTTGTTCCTCATCGGCGCCGCCCACGGGCTGTTACTCTGGTTCGGCGACGTGCTGATGATTTACGCCTGTGTCAGCGTGGCGGCGGTGGTGTTCGTGCGGCTGCGCCCGACCCGGCTGCTCACCGTGGCCGGCGCCGGACTGACCGCGTCCGTTGCGGCTCTTGCCACAATGACCGCCCTGACGCTCGGCTCCGGTCGGGCCGCGAACGAGGACAAGGATAAGGACAAGCCGCCGCCGGGATCTGTCGCCACACCCGCGAGCCTCTCCCGCGTTGTCACGGACGCGTTCAATGCCCCGGCGGACGAAAGCGCCGCGCGCGAGAAGCTCGTCACACGGGAGTTCCAGGTCTATTTCAGCCGCGACAATCAGATCCGCATCTACCGCGAAGGCACGTACGTCGAGCAACTTTTTGACCGCGCGCTGAACTGCGCGTTCCTCCTGGCGGCGATGCTGTTCACCGCCGGCGAACTCCTGGCCTGCTTTCTGTTCGGAGCCACGCTGGTGCGCTGCGGCTTCTTTAGTGATCCCGACGTGTACAGCCGCTGGCGGCCCTGGTTGCTGGCGGGCGGCCTCTTGATCGGCGTGCCGGCCGAGGTCGAGGCGCTGATCCTTTCCTTCAACGGCGAACGCGACAACATGGCCGCCGGCCCCCAGCTCTTCGGAGCAATGGCCGTCGCGACCGTGTACCTGACGCTCCTGACCGGCTGGGCACAGGGCCAACGGGCCCTGTGGCTCCAGAACCGGTTGAAAGCGGTCGGCCGACTGGCCCTGTCGAACTACTTGTCCCAGACGGTGATCTGCACCACCGTGTTCTACAGCTTCGGCCTCGGGCTGTACGCCACGATGGGGCGACCGGCAACGCTCCTCGTTGTGCTGGGCGTGTGGGCGCTCCAACTTCTGATCAGCCCGTTGTATCTGCGGTTCTTCGCCATCGGCCCGGTCGAATGGGTGTGGCGCTCGCTCGCGCAGCGGCGCCCGTTACCGCTCCGTCGCCGCCAGACGGTCCGACTGATCCCTGAAGAGGGGGTTGTAGTGGGCGCAGGCTCAGACCCCTCATCGCCCACGGCCGCCTCCGCGAAAATGGGTGATCCCGAGTCCACGCCCGCGGCCCGGTGA